A single genomic interval of Pomacea canaliculata isolate SZHN2017 linkage group LG5, ASM307304v1, whole genome shotgun sequence harbors:
- the LOC112564736 gene encoding uncharacterized protein LOC112564736, which produces MMTNLHPIVRGDGLTPGLQLQLVDSDDEPLEEGAVCARRPSTASLSRFRSCPQLSSADASMGQDSPASDDHFAGAELCVGGHLPQSGSPRARHRPFYVDSGAGGRSQTPTPPSTPGSRRSHQSLKESTGPGSGGGGAAAARMAARGRMDQNTLLSRTASTDSQHHDNPWRPLEENHLRLDDQASDRGSRHMSEFFDEPPDISIDDRLTATEDGASAAAGGEGRYQADDSMDKCARWLQSLKMTSSDRLKSRSHIQLPPI; this is translated from the coding sequence ATGATGACCAACCTTCACCCCATCGTTCGCGGCGACGGTCTGACGCCGgggctgcagctgcagctggtGGACAGCGATGACGAGCCGCTGGAGGAGGGCGCGGTGTGCGCTCGCCGCCCGTCCACCGCGTCGCTGTCGCGCTTCCGGTCATGCCCGCAACTTAGTTCCGCCGACGCCAGCATGGGGCAGGACTCGCCGGCCAGCGATGACCACTTTGCAGGGGCTGAACTGTGCGTAGGCGGGCACCTCCCTCAGAGCGGTTCCCCGAGGGCCCGCCATCGCCCTTTCTACGTAGACAGCGGAGCCGGCGGCCGCTCTCAGACTCCTACACCGCCTTCCACACCAGGCAGCCGTCGCAGCCATCAGTCTCTCAAAGAGTCCACCGGCCCTGGCAGCGGAGGAGGCGGAGCGGCAGCTGCGCGAATGGCGGCACGCGGTCGCATGGACCAGAATACGCTCCTTAGTCGCACTGCCTCCACGGACAGTCAGCACCATGACAACCCCTGGAGGCCCTTGGAAGAGAATCACCTGCGACTGGACGACCAGGCAAGCGACCGCGGAAGCCGCCATATGTCCGAATTCTTCGACGAGCCACCAGATATCAGCATCGACGACCGCCTCACTGCGACGGAAGATGGCGCCTCCGCCGCCGCGGGAGGTGAAGGGCGTTACCAGGCTGACGACAGCATGGACAAATGTGCCCGCTGGCTGCAGAGCCTAAAAATGACCAGCTCGGACAGACTTAAGTCCCGCAGCCATATACAACTACCACCTATTTAA